CCAACCCCTCTTGATCCGGATGGGCTTGTTCATTCGGATCACCAGGGCCGGAGAAAGCATGGCCGGGTGAACCCGCCTGTGCAGGCAATCCCGCAAAAAGGGCAATAAGCAAAACCCCTGTAATAAGGTTTCCTTTATTGATAAAGGCTTTGGGCATGGCTGGTTAGTTAAACTAAACAAAAATATATAATTTATAAACACATTATTCGCCAGCCCCCAATAAAAAAGGCGATGTTGATTTAAATCACCGCCTCTTTTACCGATCAATATGTGTGATTTCCACGGTAAATCCCCGAAGGACTCCGTTGTTATTTGTTTTCTCTCTAAATTACAGCTGGGTGCTGATCAGGAAAGTTGCTGCAAAAGCGATAATTGCGTACAACTCGGGAAATACGGCAAGGATCATGGTATTACCAAACACATCATGGCCTGAGCCGATGGCTGCAATACCGTTGGATGTGACGGTACCCTGACGCCGTGCTGACCACAGACCAACAAAACCCAGTGCAAGACCGGCAGCCAGAATGGCAACACCCTGGTACATGCTCAAACCAGCCTCGAGCAGGGTGGGCATCTGGTTGTTGATGATAAAGAAACCTGCAAAGCCATACAACCCCTGTGTACCGGGCAATGCACTTAACAACATATAGCTGCCGAAAGCGTCGTCTCTTTTCTTTAAAGCTCCAATGGTGGCGTTTCCACCCATAGATACTCCAATGGCACTACCAATGCCGGAAAATAACACCATAATAGCCAATCCGGCATACGCAAGAATAATAGGTGCATTCATAGTTTATTTCTCCTTTTTTAAAATTTAACTTCTGATTTATGTTTTGAATCGATTTACAGATTGCTGATGTATTGCCCGAGTAAAGCATCATAGGGGTTTATGCGGTTGAAATATTTCGCTCCCCAGTGCCTCATGACTTGGCAAAAGGTTTGTACCGCTTGCCTCCGCCGTCAAACCCGGCATTCTTGTAGAACTCCACGAATATCAAACGCATCGGGTGCACAAACGAACCCAGCCCGGATATCAGCAGGTTGCCGATGTGTCCTACCAGCAGGATGATCACAAAGATCAGCGGTCCGGCATAGGGTATCTGTCCGAAAGTGATGGCAATCTCATTGATCACCAGTCCCAGTATGGCCGTGGAGATGCCAATGGCAAACAAACGGATGTAGGAAAGCAGGTCGCCAAATACACCGGTTATCACATTGTAGGCATCCCAAACGCCTTTGCCGACCCTGGCGAAGACATTGATTTTGGGATCGCTGAACAGGAATATCAAAACTCCGCTGGCAATGAGCACACCGTGATAGATGCTGCTTACCTCGGCCATCTCGAACCATCCCAGCTGATCGCCTCCGGAAAAAACGATTAATGCCACAATGGCCCCTATCCAGCCAAAAGTGGAAAGGGCATACACAAATCCGTTCTGCCTCCACAAGTTGGCAGCTTTGATCACCATACCAAAAAGAATCTGCAACATACCCACGGCCAGCGACAGGTAGAAAAGCTGCTGAGGATCCAAAAATATATTCCTGATATCGCCTGTCCAGTCTACTTTGGTCAGATTAATGCCAAACAAGGTTCCACCTATAATCCCCATAATCACCGTGGCCAGTCCCAGCCACTGAGCCATGGTCAGATAAACCTTCATCTTGGGCTTGGCTTTGGTGTGCTTGTAGATGGTCACAGCCAGCAATATAAAAATCCCATAGCCTGCGTCACCTAAACAAAAACCAAAAAACATCATGAAAAAAGGCGCAAAGAAAGGCGTCAGGTCAATCTCGTGATAGTGGGGCAGGGAAAAGAGATCCTGCAAGGGCTGAAAGACCCGGGCAAACTTGTTGTTCTTCAATAAAATAGGGACTTTGGCTGGGTCTTCGGCCCTGGCCTCTTCCTGTATATACAACACATCCTGTTTCTCCAGGAAATC
This genomic window from Bacteroidales bacterium contains:
- a CDS encoding V-type ATP synthase subunit K, whose amino-acid sequence is MNAPIILAYAGLAIMVLFSGIGSAIGVSMGGNATIGALKKRDDAFGSYMLLSALPGTQGLYGFAGFFIINNQMPTLLEAGLSMYQGVAILAAGLALGFVGLWSARRQGTVTSNGIAAIGSGHDVFGNTMILAVFPELYAIIAFAATFLISTQL
- a CDS encoding ATPase; translation: DDDTRAADIVQHIKAGKEEIDRIEQELVTLKKDIDKARPWGDFSADMKEKLKKLNLTPRFFAISEKRFDTDWENRYYLEVINQEGGNLYFVIFQEGDQEIDIDAEEVRLPARPFSELEKAYDDKERRIQEINRMFDDYAVKYQQVLREERKRLQEETEFNEAKNHTELQAEDKVMLLEGWVPETREKDLTDFLEKQDVLYIQEEARAEDPAKVPILLKNNKFARVFQPLQDLFSLPHYHEIDLTPFFAPFFMMFFGFCLGDAGYGIFILLAVTIYKHTKAKPKMKVYLTMAQWLGLATVIMGIIGGTLFGINLTKVDWTGDIRNIFLDPQQLFYLSLAVGMLQILFGMVIKAANLWRQNGFVYALSTFGWIGAIVALIVFSGGDQLGWFEMAEVSSIYHGVLIASGVLIFLFSDPKINVFARVGKGVWDAYNVITGVFGDLLSYIRLFAIGISTAILGLVINEIAITFGQIPYAGPLIFVIILLVGHIGNLLISGLGSFVHPMRLIFVEFYKNAGFDGGGKRYKPFAKS